From the Kitasatospora viridis genome, one window contains:
- a CDS encoding TIGR02678 family protein has product MNSGPPADVQAERRRAARALLAAPLLTTADEDFRLVRKHAAELAAWFTQETGWRLAVDAETARLFKSPSRLDDATRPARTPRTGVAFTRRRYVLICLALAVLERADAQITLGRLAEGVLTAAGDPALAAAGVEFRLEHREERSDLVAVVRLLLERGVLHRVAGDEEAYLSASANDVLYDVRRRVLAGLLATTRGPSTVTITDPDRRLSALTEEVSPDTDELRLRSLRHRLTRRLLDDPVVYYAELLEGERAYLASQRHAITRRITELTGLVAEVRAEGIAMVDPEDELTDVRMPEQGTEGHLTLLLAAHLATADGPRTVPELVDLVRELAVRHSAFWRKSAAEPAAAADLLTQALDRLTALDLATVDGQAVRAKPALVRYALAAPIIRKARSRS; this is encoded by the coding sequence GTGAACTCCGGGCCGCCGGCCGACGTCCAGGCGGAGCGCCGCCGGGCCGCCCGAGCGCTGCTCGCCGCCCCGTTGCTGACCACCGCGGACGAGGACTTCAGGCTGGTGCGCAAGCACGCGGCCGAGCTCGCCGCGTGGTTCACCCAGGAGACCGGCTGGCGGCTGGCGGTGGATGCGGAGACCGCTCGGCTGTTCAAGTCGCCCTCGCGGCTGGATGACGCGACCCGGCCCGCCCGCACGCCGCGGACCGGAGTCGCGTTCACTCGGCGGCGCTACGTGTTGATCTGCCTGGCGCTGGCCGTGCTGGAACGCGCGGACGCGCAGATCACGCTCGGCAGGCTCGCCGAAGGCGTGCTCACCGCGGCCGGTGATCCGGCCCTGGCGGCGGCCGGGGTCGAGTTCCGGCTGGAGCACCGCGAGGAGCGCTCCGACCTGGTCGCGGTGGTGCGGCTGCTGCTGGAGCGGGGCGTGCTGCACCGGGTGGCCGGCGACGAGGAGGCGTACCTGTCGGCTTCCGCCAACGACGTGCTCTACGACGTGCGCCGCAGGGTGCTGGCGGGGCTGCTCGCCACCACGCGCGGGCCGTCCACCGTCACGATCACCGACCCGGACCGGCGCCTGTCCGCACTGACCGAGGAAGTGTCGCCGGACACCGACGAGTTGAGGCTGCGTTCGCTGCGCCACCGGCTGACCCGGCGGCTGCTCGACGACCCCGTGGTCTACTACGCCGAGCTCCTTGAGGGCGAACGCGCCTACCTGGCCTCCCAACGGCACGCGATCACCCGACGGATCACCGAACTCACCGGACTGGTCGCGGAGGTGCGGGCGGAGGGCATCGCCATGGTGGACCCCGAGGACGAACTGACCGACGTGCGGATGCCTGAGCAGGGGACCGAGGGGCACCTGACGCTGCTGCTCGCCGCCCACCTCGCGACCGCCGACGGTCCGCGCACGGTGCCGGAGTTGGTGGACCTGGTGCGCGAGCTCGCCGTCCGGCACTCCGCGTTCTGGCGCAAGTCCGCCGCCGAACCGGCCGCCGCCGCAGACCTGTTGACGCAGGCGCTGGACCGCCTCACCGCGCTGGACCTCGCCACCGTGGACGGCCAGGCGGTGCGCGCCAAGCCCGCGCTGGTCCGCTACGCGCTCGCCGCACCCATCATCCGAAAGGCCCGCTCCCGCTCATGA
- a CDS encoding TIGR02677 family protein, which produces MTTAPPPQPFAYLNAPKAELYGQVLTVFAQARERFIVHLRPEDVAGELRWGADGGAGTVPLEAVGGALEQLVEWGNLRADADTGRVTSVEDFHRARYLYQLTRHGQAALRAVLLYEEALGQRGQLQSVALADIAEQLGLLLVLAEQRDPDPVKAHLLLLQLADRFGSLADNAQAFMASLRRTIDFQDGDEEAFIAYKDRLVEYIERFIADLANRGAQIADLIGRLEGAGVARLLLAAARREASDAVPLGDGQEEAVDAARQTALTSALTAWENRWRGLTDWFLSRSSRQPSQAKLLRGAAVSAITGLVNTVAALNERRGGRTDRSADFRALARFFAEAPDDAAAHRLWRAAFGLTPARHLTVDAVTEALWQDADLPAATPWGEAPPLEISPRLRETGSYERRGAPNRVADRAPARQVLAELVEQEAEQTAAARARLATDGPVLLSALAGPNGLDAQEFRLFLAVLGDALSARIPGESESSAVTSDGTMEIRLKLVDAQELVEIPTVDGVLSGPEHVVEIIDLAPAGGRQ; this is translated from the coding sequence GTGACCACCGCGCCGCCGCCACAGCCGTTCGCCTACCTGAACGCACCAAAGGCCGAGCTGTACGGGCAGGTACTGACCGTCTTCGCGCAGGCCCGGGAGCGGTTCATCGTTCACCTGCGGCCGGAGGACGTGGCCGGGGAACTCCGCTGGGGTGCGGACGGCGGGGCTGGCACGGTGCCCTTGGAGGCGGTGGGCGGGGCGCTGGAGCAGCTGGTGGAGTGGGGCAACCTGCGGGCTGACGCCGACACCGGGCGGGTCACCTCGGTCGAGGACTTCCACCGTGCCCGCTACCTCTACCAGTTGACCCGGCACGGCCAGGCCGCGCTGCGCGCCGTCCTGCTGTACGAGGAGGCGCTCGGTCAGCGGGGGCAGTTGCAGTCGGTCGCGCTCGCGGACATCGCCGAGCAGCTCGGGTTGTTGCTGGTGCTGGCCGAGCAGCGCGATCCCGACCCGGTCAAGGCCCACCTGCTGCTGCTCCAACTCGCCGACCGGTTCGGCAGTCTCGCGGACAACGCGCAGGCGTTCATGGCCTCGCTGCGCCGCACCATCGACTTCCAGGACGGCGACGAGGAGGCGTTCATCGCCTACAAGGACCGGCTGGTCGAGTACATCGAGCGGTTCATCGCCGACCTGGCCAACCGGGGCGCGCAGATCGCGGATCTGATCGGCCGTCTGGAAGGCGCCGGGGTGGCTCGCCTGCTGCTGGCGGCCGCCCGGCGTGAGGCCAGCGACGCGGTCCCCTTGGGCGACGGACAGGAGGAGGCTGTCGACGCGGCCAGGCAGACAGCCCTGACGTCCGCGCTGACCGCATGGGAGAACCGCTGGCGCGGGCTGACCGACTGGTTCCTGAGCCGGTCCAGCCGTCAGCCGTCCCAGGCGAAGCTGCTGCGTGGTGCGGCGGTCAGTGCGATCACCGGCCTGGTCAACACGGTTGCGGCGCTCAACGAGCGGCGCGGTGGTCGGACCGACCGGTCGGCCGACTTCCGGGCCCTGGCCCGGTTCTTCGCCGAGGCGCCGGACGACGCGGCGGCGCACCGGTTGTGGCGGGCGGCGTTCGGGCTGACCCCGGCCCGGCACCTGACGGTGGACGCGGTGACCGAGGCGCTCTGGCAGGACGCGGACCTGCCGGCGGCGACCCCGTGGGGCGAGGCGCCGCCGCTGGAGATCAGTCCGCGGTTGCGCGAGACGGGCTCGTACGAGCGGCGCGGTGCACCCAACCGGGTCGCCGACCGGGCCCCGGCGCGGCAAGTCCTGGCGGAACTGGTCGAGCAGGAGGCGGAGCAGACGGCGGCGGCCAGGGCCAGGCTGGCCACTGACGGACCGGTCCTGCTGTCCGCTCTCGCGGGCCCGAACGGGCTGGACGCCCAGGAGTTCAGGTTGTTCCTCGCCGTCCTCGGCGATGCGCTGTCGGCCCGGATACCAGGGGAGAGTGAGTCCTCGGCGGTCACCAGTGACGGCACGATGGAGATCCGGCTGAAGCTGGTGGATGCGCAGGAGCTGGTGGAGATCCCGACAGTGGACGGGGTGCTGTCCGGTCCCGAGCACGTGGTCGAGATCATCGACCTGGCGCCGGCCGGGGGCCGGCAGTGA
- a CDS encoding TIGR02680 family protein, with protein sequence MTLPQPSKTRWQPLRAGLVDIFYYDAEEFRFHDGRLLLRGNNGTGKSKVLALTLPFLLDGELAPNRVEPDGDRAKRMEWNLLLGGKHPNDERTGYTWLEFGRIGEDGTAQYRTIGCGLKAVKGRGIAKHWFFTTALRIGPDLPLLSPTRVPYTRERLRDALQGHGLVHDTATDYRRAVDEQLFGLGQSRYEALVTLLIQLRQPQLSKRPDEKLLSKALTESLPPLDPVLVGEVAEAFRGLDEERQALAALSEASGAAASFLAHYRRYARIAAKRQAGVLRVAHSRYEHLGRDLGEAEKEHTTAEEELAQAEARLGVLEDDRVRLTAARDALNRSPEMDAARELEQAARTAGTLRRAALDRVAAQQTAERTAADWNRRSAAALAQTAADQDVLDQAGDAAHHCAEDAGLDHAPVVEALARDHSPYQDTQRTGERAVERRRQAVTGLAELLTTVDRADDRAREARTEADRRASDLEAGRERAALAAEAVADRGTELVADFRAWSTSTAELLLADPEQALAALEGWTETLAGPNPAVEAAALAHREHAARLTRQETELDAERAAAARERDAVNEEIARLESGGHDAPPAPHTRDQESRTGRPGAPLWRAVDFTADVPAADRAGIEAALEAAGLLDAWLTPDGALLAADTHDAVLLPDGPARGTSLAAVLRPAVDRADPRAAALGDEAVSAVLASIALGADAQHPSWVAVDGRYRLGALAGSWSKPAAHFIGEGSREAARRARLAELADRRAGLVDALTTLDEQRAAVRDRAAVLAAELRSLPTDQPLREAHARHGHEAEAVRRLSERQAQAQELAVTSQEAASEAAARAEEYASDTGLTATRQCLDEVREALSGYRAALAALLPAATARARSAADAAEAAAEARTSGQALTEAAEAAEQARRTAEAATERHRVLGETVGADVEVLFRRLAETDAALERRDVAEKTTRVARDAALSARARAEGRRSEIRARITEATTERDRAVTALRAFAATGLLATALPELAVPPSDESWAPTPAVALARTVHQELDAVEESDRPWELIQQKITAEHKILTDALARHGHSVGMTLHEGVMIVDVVFQGRTHDVPALTSSLREEVEQRARLLSAKERELLENHLVGEVAGALQELIAGAEEQVQAMNRDLADRPTSTGMTLRLLWQPAKDAPQGLEAVRTRLLRQSSDAWRPADRALVGEFLQARIGQDRADHPGDSWADQLNRALDYRSWHTFTIQRRQDGQWKPATGPASGGERVLAASVPLFAAASSHYSSGSPHAPRLIALDEAFAGVDDDSRAKCLGLLASFDLDVVMTSEREWACYPTVPGIGIAQLTRREGIDAVLVTPWRWDGRERVREQQAVPFVPPKAATSEQPTLLGED encoded by the coding sequence ATGACCCTGCCGCAGCCCTCCAAGACCCGCTGGCAGCCGTTGCGGGCCGGGCTCGTCGACATCTTCTACTACGACGCCGAGGAGTTTCGGTTCCACGACGGCCGCCTGCTGTTGCGGGGCAACAACGGCACCGGCAAGTCGAAGGTGCTCGCCCTCACCCTGCCGTTCCTGCTCGACGGCGAACTCGCGCCGAACCGGGTCGAGCCGGACGGCGACCGGGCCAAGCGGATGGAGTGGAACCTGCTGCTCGGTGGCAAGCACCCCAACGACGAACGCACCGGCTACACCTGGCTGGAGTTCGGCCGGATCGGCGAGGACGGCACCGCGCAGTACCGGACCATCGGCTGCGGGCTCAAGGCCGTCAAGGGCCGTGGCATCGCCAAGCACTGGTTCTTCACCACCGCCCTGCGGATCGGCCCGGACCTGCCGCTGCTCTCCCCGACGCGTGTCCCCTACACCCGTGAACGGCTGCGGGACGCCCTGCAGGGCCACGGCCTGGTGCACGACACCGCCACCGACTACCGCCGCGCGGTGGACGAGCAGCTGTTCGGCCTGGGCCAGTCGCGTTACGAGGCGTTGGTCACGCTGCTGATCCAGTTGCGCCAGCCGCAGCTGTCGAAGCGGCCGGACGAGAAACTCCTGTCGAAGGCGCTGACCGAGTCCCTGCCCCCACTGGACCCGGTGCTCGTCGGCGAGGTCGCCGAGGCGTTCCGCGGCCTGGATGAGGAACGACAGGCGCTGGCGGCGCTCTCCGAAGCCTCCGGGGCCGCCGCGAGCTTCCTCGCCCACTACCGCCGGTACGCGCGGATCGCCGCCAAGCGCCAGGCCGGCGTGCTGCGAGTGGCGCACAGCCGCTACGAGCACCTGGGCCGGGACCTGGGCGAGGCGGAGAAGGAACACACGACCGCCGAGGAGGAGTTGGCGCAGGCCGAGGCGCGACTGGGGGTGCTGGAGGACGACCGGGTCCGGCTGACGGCCGCCCGTGACGCGCTGAACCGCAGTCCCGAGATGGACGCCGCCCGGGAGCTGGAGCAAGCCGCCCGGACCGCCGGGACCCTGCGCAGGGCCGCGCTCGACCGGGTGGCCGCGCAGCAGACCGCAGAGCGCACTGCAGCCGACTGGAACCGGCGCAGCGCGGCCGCCCTGGCCCAGACGGCGGCGGACCAGGACGTTCTCGACCAGGCCGGGGACGCCGCCCACCATTGTGCCGAGGACGCCGGACTCGACCACGCCCCGGTGGTCGAGGCACTCGCTCGTGATCACTCCCCCTACCAGGACACCCAGCGGACGGGAGAGCGGGCGGTGGAGCGCCGCCGTCAGGCCGTTACCGGCCTGGCCGAGCTGCTCACCACCGTCGACCGGGCCGACGACCGGGCTCGGGAGGCGCGGACGGAGGCGGACCGCCGCGCCTCGGACCTGGAGGCCGGACGGGAGCGGGCCGCGCTCGCCGCCGAGGCCGTCGCCGACCGGGGCACCGAACTCGTGGCGGACTTCCGAGCCTGGAGCACGAGCACCGCCGAACTCCTCCTCGCGGACCCGGAACAGGCGCTGGCAGCCCTGGAAGGCTGGACCGAGACCCTGGCGGGCCCGAACCCGGCGGTCGAGGCCGCCGCACTGGCCCACCGCGAGCATGCCGCCCGCCTCACCCGTCAGGAGACCGAACTCGACGCCGAGCGCGCTGCCGCCGCGCGTGAGCGGGACGCGGTGAACGAGGAGATCGCCCGTTTGGAGTCCGGCGGACACGACGCTCCGCCCGCCCCGCACACCCGTGATCAGGAGAGTCGCACCGGTCGGCCGGGTGCGCCGCTGTGGCGGGCCGTCGACTTCACCGCCGATGTTCCTGCCGCCGACCGCGCCGGGATCGAGGCGGCATTGGAGGCCGCCGGCCTGCTCGACGCCTGGCTCACACCCGACGGTGCACTGCTCGCCGCCGACACCCACGACGCCGTGCTGCTGCCCGACGGTCCGGCGCGCGGCACGTCGCTCGCCGCCGTGCTGCGCCCAGCCGTCGACCGGGCCGATCCGAGGGCCGCCGCCCTCGGCGACGAGGCGGTCTCGGCGGTGCTCGCCTCGATCGCGCTGGGGGCGGACGCGCAGCACCCGAGCTGGGTCGCCGTGGACGGCCGCTACCGGCTCGGTGCGCTGGCCGGCTCCTGGAGCAAGCCCGCCGCCCACTTCATCGGCGAGGGCTCCCGGGAGGCGGCGCGCCGTGCCCGGCTCGCCGAACTCGCGGACCGCCGGGCCGGGCTCGTCGATGCCCTGACGACCCTGGACGAGCAGCGGGCCGCGGTACGCGACCGTGCCGCCGTCCTCGCCGCCGAGCTGCGGTCCCTGCCCACCGACCAGCCGCTGCGTGAGGCCCACGCCCGCCACGGCCACGAGGCCGAGGCGGTACGGCGTCTGTCGGAGCGTCAGGCACAGGCGCAGGAGCTGGCCGTGACCAGTCAGGAGGCGGCGTCCGAGGCCGCGGCCCGGGCCGAGGAGTACGCCTCCGACACCGGCCTGACCGCAACCCGCCAGTGCCTCGACGAGGTTCGCGAAGCGCTGTCTGGCTACCGCGCCGCGCTGGCCGCGCTCTTGCCGGCGGCTACGGCCCGCGCCCGCTCCGCCGCCGACGCCGCCGAGGCCGCCGCCGAGGCGCGGACCTCCGGGCAGGCCCTGACCGAGGCCGCCGAGGCCGCCGAACAGGCCCGCCGGACCGCTGAAGCGGCCACCGAACGGCACCGTGTGCTCGGCGAGACCGTCGGCGCCGACGTCGAGGTGCTCTTCCGCCGCCTTGCCGAGACGGACGCCGCCCTGGAGCGACGCGACGTCGCCGAGAAGACCACCCGCGTCGCGCGCGATGCGGCTCTGTCGGCCCGGGCACGTGCCGAAGGCCGCCGGTCCGAGATCCGTGCCCGGATCACCGAGGCCACGACGGAGCGGGACCGCGCGGTCACCGCACTGCGCGCCTTCGCCGCCACCGGCCTGCTCGCCACCGCCCTGCCCGAGCTCGCCGTCCCACCGTCGGACGAGTCCTGGGCCCCGACCCCTGCGGTGGCCCTCGCCAGAACCGTCCACCAGGAGCTCGACGCCGTCGAAGAGTCCGACCGTCCCTGGGAACTGATCCAGCAGAAGATCACTGCCGAACACAAGATCCTCACCGACGCGCTCGCCCGCCACGGCCACTCGGTCGGCATGACCCTGCACGAGGGCGTCATGATCGTCGACGTCGTCTTCCAGGGCCGCACCCACGACGTCCCGGCGCTGACCTCCTCGCTGCGCGAGGAGGTCGAGCAGCGAGCCCGCCTGCTCTCCGCCAAGGAGCGCGAACTGCTGGAGAACCACCTGGTCGGCGAGGTGGCCGGGGCCCTGCAGGAGTTGATCGCCGGTGCCGAGGAGCAGGTCCAGGCGATGAACCGGGACCTGGCGGACCGTCCGACCTCCACCGGCATGACGCTGCGTCTGCTGTGGCAGCCCGCGAAGGACGCACCCCAGGGACTCGAAGCCGTCCGCACCCGCCTGCTGCGCCAGTCCTCCGACGCCTGGCGACCGGCTGACCGTGCCCTGGTGGGGGAGTTCCTGCAGGCCAGGATCGGGCAGGACCGTGCCGACCACCCCGGCGATTCGTGGGCCGACCAGCTCAACCGCGCGCTCGACTACCGGAGCTGGCACACGTTCACCATCCAGCGCCGGCAGGACGGCCAATGGAAGCCCGCCACCGGCCCGGCCTCCGGCGGCGAGCGGGTGCTGGCAGCCTCCGTGCCGCTGTTCGCCGCGGCCTCCTCGCACTACTCCTCGGGCAGCCCGCACGCACCCCGCCTGATCGCCCTCGACGAGGCCTTCGCCGGCGTGGACGACGACTCCCGCGCCAAGTGCCTGGGCCTGCTCGCCTCCTTCGACCTCGACGTGGTGATGACCAGCGAACGAGAATGGGCCTGCTACCCGACCGTCCCCGGTATCGGGATCGCGCAGCTGACCCGCCGTGAGGGCATCGACGCGGTCCTCGTCACCCCTTGGCGCTGGGACGGGCGCGAGCGGGTGCGCGAGCAGCAGGCGGTGCCGTTCGTGCCCCCGAAGGCCGCAACATCCGAGCAGCCCACCCTGCTCGGGGAGGACTGA
- a CDS encoding N-6 DNA methylase translates to MMDDTGPTADLLITGAEIARLAGVTRAAVSNWRRRYDDFPTPASGAANSPLFNLAEVRSWLARQRKGQDVAEEVQLWQALRGVYGDDMVSGLVALGQLFTQDAPPPGLAPEIAQRGLALAGETSKAEVLTALTERFLDATRRAGSDQVSSLRIVRAVRHFAGSVPETARVLDPACGIGSLLLALGPAAGPSRHGQEIDPAMAELTRLRAALTGCTPTEIRSGDSLRDDRWGGLKADLVVCDPPVGSPDWGREDLILDARWELGVPSRAEGELAWLQHAYAHTSPGGRTVMVMPPSVAYRKAGRRIRAELVRRGILTQVVALPAGTATGHALPVHLWLLDRPDGAPATTVRMVDLSSNAPDDPFDPAPDQVVDVPLIDLLDDTVDLTPGNHTGGSTRDYAADYSALRSQLQDQLRAIGDLLPRLGPGDGAGALDSASVSIADLTRAGLVEHPEDGPVSASDQLDTDYLRGFLAGPANRRRSTSASGTFRVDTRGSRIPQMGIEDQRRYGAAFRALQEFDEGVRTLARIGEQAASLAREGLTNGGLCPPPVTGA, encoded by the coding sequence ATGATGGATGACACTGGCCCCACCGCTGATCTCCTGATCACTGGTGCCGAGATCGCCCGCCTGGCCGGCGTTACCAGGGCCGCCGTCTCCAACTGGCGGCGGCGCTATGACGACTTCCCGACACCGGCGAGTGGTGCCGCGAACAGCCCGCTCTTCAACCTGGCCGAGGTGCGGTCCTGGCTCGCGAGGCAGCGCAAGGGGCAGGACGTGGCCGAGGAGGTCCAGCTCTGGCAAGCGCTGCGCGGGGTGTACGGGGACGACATGGTCTCGGGTCTCGTGGCGCTGGGCCAGCTCTTCACACAGGACGCACCACCGCCAGGGCTCGCGCCCGAGATCGCCCAGCGGGGGCTGGCGCTCGCCGGCGAAACCTCGAAGGCTGAGGTGCTGACGGCGCTGACCGAGCGCTTCCTGGATGCCACCCGCCGTGCGGGGTCGGACCAGGTCTCCTCCCTGAGGATCGTCCGCGCCGTGCGCCACTTCGCCGGATCCGTCCCCGAGACGGCACGCGTCCTCGACCCGGCCTGCGGAATCGGCAGCCTGCTCCTCGCTCTCGGCCCAGCCGCCGGACCGAGCCGGCACGGCCAGGAGATCGACCCGGCGATGGCCGAGCTCACCCGCCTTCGCGCCGCTCTGACGGGCTGCACGCCTACCGAGATCCGCTCCGGCGACTCGTTGCGCGATGACCGGTGGGGCGGTCTCAAGGCCGATCTGGTCGTCTGCGACCCGCCCGTCGGCTCGCCCGACTGGGGGCGCGAAGACTTGATCCTGGATGCGCGGTGGGAGCTCGGGGTCCCCTCCCGCGCCGAGGGCGAACTCGCCTGGCTGCAACACGCCTACGCGCACACTTCACCGGGCGGCAGAACCGTCATGGTGATGCCGCCCTCCGTCGCGTACCGCAAGGCCGGCCGCCGCATCCGCGCCGAACTCGTCCGCCGGGGCATCCTGACCCAGGTCGTCGCGCTGCCCGCCGGAACGGCGACGGGCCACGCCCTCCCCGTGCACCTGTGGTTGCTCGACCGACCGGACGGCGCGCCGGCGACGACGGTCCGGATGGTCGATCTCAGCTCGAACGCCCCCGACGATCCCTTCGATCCCGCCCCCGACCAGGTAGTCGACGTCCCACTCATCGATCTCCTGGACGACACGGTCGATCTCACCCCGGGCAACCACACCGGCGGTTCGACCCGCGACTACGCCGCCGACTACTCAGCCCTGCGAAGCCAGTTGCAGGATCAGCTCCGCGCGATCGGCGACCTGCTGCCCCGACTCGGACCTGGCGACGGTGCCGGCGCGCTGGACAGCGCCTCCGTGAGCATCGCCGACCTCACCCGGGCCGGACTCGTCGAGCACCCCGAGGACGGCCCCGTCTCCGCCAGCGACCAGTTGGACACCGACTACCTTCGGGGGTTCCTCGCCGGCCCCGCCAACCGGCGCCGTTCCACCAGCGCCAGCGGAACCTTCAGGGTCGACACGCGCGGGTCCCGCATCCCGCAGATGGGCATCGAGGATCAGCGCCGCTACGGCGCCGCCTTCCGCGCGCTCCAGGAGTTCGACGAGGGCGTGCGAACGCTGGCCCGGATCGGTGAGCAGGCCGCCTCACTGGCCCGGGAGGGCCTCACGAACGGCGGCCTGTGCCCACCACCTGTCACCGGCGCCTGA